The Ascaphus truei isolate aAscTru1 unplaced genomic scaffold, aAscTru1.hap1 HAP1_SCAFFOLD_1927, whole genome shotgun sequence genomic sequence TACTGGAATTGGTCCACTGGTGGAGACCAAAAGGAGGAGGTTAATGAGAGAAGGCGAGATGCCCAGGAGACTGAGTCCCCCAGCAAAAGCATAGGAGACTCGGAGAGAAAGAATaaaagccaggattcaaagtgagagagaaaggtagaGGATGTATAGGTCGGTGGTCtgtagaagagagagaagagacagaagaaagagagaaaaagctgGATAGCATGAACCTCAAAAGGAAGAGAAAGAAACACATGAATGTCTAGGGCGGAGCTGATATTGGCAGCGGGAGAAGAGGTGAAAcctacccctccaccccccggccATTGAGGCATGGAGCGTGAGAGGGAGAGACCACCATAGGAGACAGCAGCCCCCACAGCAGTGATCTTGTGAGACCGAGAGCAGAATAGGCCATGTACAAGCAGAGCCTGTATTGTACGAGTCTCCCATTGTATACATTGTACTTGTACATTGACTTATCCTGTCACTGCTATATCTGAACGCAATGTCACACGCCAGGGTAAGGACACTTTAGGACATCCCCACTGTGCATTACAAACACATCATGTGGTTCCCAGTCTGACACAGGTCCTGCAACAGCATCTGAACCTCAAGTGTTTCATTATTTTATTACTAAAGTGGTTTACCCTATGCTaggcggtctaggacatttgctCACGGCCGTTTCGCCACCGGCACCTCGCCGCGACTCCTCCGCCGCTGGCCGCTAAAGTAAACCCCCTACCTTAACTGCTAAaatcccttaaattaaccccctaccctaaccgctaaaacccttaagttaaccccctaccataaccagtaataaaacttaccttagaagcatCTGGCAGCGGGGATTCCAGCGGTGAATCGGCTGCGGCGGAGGGTCAGCCTGCGGCGAAGCGTTGGTGACCATTTGGTCGTGGCGCAACGgctgcgaccaaatgtcccatcCCGACACCAGGAGCTCTCCTCCAGCCCACTCCCTTCTGCAGGCAGGTACTGCTTGGTTTGAATAACTGATTATATCCAACATAAAAGTGTGAAACATGCACCTGAAACATCCACAGGCTCCAGAACGAAGGCTTCCTCTTCATTAGACAGCAGCGTCGTGTGGTCAACCAGATCATCGTTTGCTCCCGGCTGGTCAGGAACCGCACCCTTCAAACCGACTGCTGATATCACAGAGAATACACGTATGTATTTAGTTACAAAACATCATGCATGGATGTAAACATTACATGTCTCACACTGTGAAGCGTGCTGTCaaccaggagtggtcaactctagtcctgaagggccaccaacaggccaggttttaaggatatccctgcttcagcacaggtggatgctGCTGCAGGGACTGAGCCCCCTGTAGTGAAGCAGGGATAGcgttaaaacctaacctgttggtggcccttgaggactggagttggccgccccctgcTGCAAACATTTGGTAGCAAAATGGACAGACTAAGTGGACCAAGCAGTTCTTTCCTGCTGTCAGTCTCTATCTCGTTCATGCTATTATATTGGTTTGTAAAGTATTACGCAGTTTTTATGTGCACGAGTACAGATGCTCCAATACCACTAGGATTTCAACGAGGGCGAGCTCCATGCGGCAGGCTATGCCGATGAGAACAGCGTGGCGACTTATAGATTGAAATACTGACAATGACATGTCTGATTGGGCCGACACTGACAGATCTATGGGGAGTTCATGGTTTCGTTCCGTCTTTGTCCTGAAACACATGGCGCGGCCCTAAATTGGGGCAGTATCCTGTGTGGAGCGACTGCTGCTATTAATGTACAACACGGAGCATCTGAAGGCCGCcgcaaagactgtgtgtgacgtGGCTCTCTGTGATCAGCGGACCTCAGCAGATAAATAGATGGGTAATGGTGTGATACCAGCACAGGAGATCTCTTTCTCCTTTACATAACCACCGTAGCCGGCAGTTTTCTTCCGAGTCCCGTGAGAAAAGGACAATGAAAGCACCATAGAGCTGCGTGTGAAGTCACGGCAGGGCAACGAAGTCTTCCTTGAGGATTTGTAGCGCTAGGTCAAGGCGCTACACGGCATACCGGGATACAGTATATGGTAATATCATAACTTCTGCTTTGTGTTCCAGTCACAGTGATGTCCATATTTCATAAGCAAATTATAATGCCAGCAATAAACACAGTCACGCAGTCTCTTGTTACACGTGTGTATTTAAAAGGGAGCTGTACATTTGCAAATGTATCACCTACCTGCGGGATAGTTCTCCTCACTGGAGAGATCAGGCGGGAGAGTCACCTCCTTGCTCACATCTATACTCTCTGCGTTCAGGGCATTGGAATCAGCCACTAACAGTTTGTCtttgaaataaaacaaaaaaataaaaaacatttctaACAATGAGCTAAGAACAAGAATgagtaaaaaaaatatcacaatattcCTCAGGTCGTTATGCAGACAAGTGTAACAGACAGACATCCAAGAATTGCAGGTCTGGGGGGCTGCTGGTCTAATGCAAAGTTAAATTACTAGAGATGTTACGCTAACACAACTCAGATACTACAGCAGCATGTCGGCAGTCGCCCTTCACATGCAAATCGTGTCTTGGTTAGCGAGAGATTATCTGCTTTCTCCCGCAGATAACCTTGCAACTCTGGTGAACGTTTGTTGTAGATGTGTGTCTTGTGATTTGGCACAAGCCATGACAGTAATGTTAAcccagaggtgggcaactccagtcatcttcaggatttccctgcttatcCCAGTCttggactgcaccacctgtgctgaagcagagatatgctgcaaacctgacctgttggtggcccttaaggactggcgttgcccatcCCTGTGCTAACCCCATAGCCCTGCAATTCAGAGATACCATTGCAATATCTGTGTGTGAACTCTCACCAAACACATCTGCTGCCAGACCCTCATCTCCGAAGCCATCCTGGGTGAAGGCGTTTTTCTCCTCCTCGTGGAGGCTCGTGGAGCTCTGCTCAGGCAGAAAGCTGTCGTTGGTGCTCATTACGATGCTGCCATCAAACGAACTATCGTGTCTGAACACCTCCAGGTCCTCCCCTGTGGGATATTACTGCGTAAGACCACCACCAAGTGTGGGGAGCCTCAGCTAGAAGAGGGGGTGCTGCCTCCACCCTCTCACATCTGCTCAGTGTACCTGTTCTCCAACAACCTTATACGTCGCCCGGTGTGACATTTACACCGAGCTGATCAAGTTCTCACCAAAGCCTCCATGAAGAATATCGCGCCCGTAATCCTCTCTAagtgtgatgtcctccgctctgCTCTGGTTCAGTGTGAAGTGCTCAGCAACATCAATTGCACTACGGGGAGACACAAAACATCGCTTGCATTGGATTGTGGCGCCCAGCAATGGGCAGGACAAGCGGAGGTTGTGATTGGCATTGTGTCATGTCACCTCAGAAGAGTAGGGCACAAATACTGAGCTCGTCCCCTCTTCCATTGTATCTTGAGCACTGCAGCGATATTGTGTTCCCTACACTACTCATCTGTGCCCTAATATTAAATCAGAAGATACACTAATGGGAGTCAATGCGGAAGAAAACATTACTTTAGATCCGGCAGTTGGATGTCAAAATCATAAAACTCCTCTGGCAGGGTGATGGCGTTGTAGGTGGCTTCCTGATTGTCTTCGGGGAGATCCATGGCCCCTGGGGAGACATACGAGAGTGGAAAGTGGGTTCAGATTGCAGTTCTGTGTACACAATGGGGAAATTGTGATCCCCTTGAAAGTGACGGTGAGTGCCGGATCTGGCCATGGAGGCCGCAGGTTACCTGGGCGGAAGGCCATCTTCATTTTGATGAAAGCTTCATTGCAGTCGGACAGAAGGTACTTTGCCTTCCTGTGGTAAATCCGTACAACTCCCAGCAGCAAGTGCCCTGATGTCCTCAGGGCGATGGTCACCTGTCAAGTTGGGAAGTCGGGACACAGGTCTCTTTACAGGGAAGTGCCACACAAGCTAAAATACAAATCACTGGTACCTTGTTAGGACATACacaggaggcgggggggggggggagggggaggggactcGCCTCCCTCTCCTATCCCTGGGACACCAGTCTCCACATCTTGTCCATCCCATTAGGATACCTTTGCTGCCACCCATAACCTGACACCGACACGTCCCATACCTTCGGGAACATGATGCTTTCAATGGTGGTTTCCAGATTGCACTCAAATATGTGCGCCTTGGTCAGCTTCTTCTCCCAGTGGGCTGCCAGCCATATCTTGGCCAGTGGCCCACGCTTGCTCAAAAGCAGATGGGCATAAAACATCTTGCAGGAGAGGCGCCCGCGGGTTCACAGAACCTGCAACGGAGAGAACCCAACTGGAAGCAAAAGCCGCCTGTGTTATCGTTACGTTAAATGTGTTCATCTGTTTACAAATACAAACCAAGGGATTTACCAACAGCAAGCAACCCGAATTCACCttcatttttatttgttataCCTTCCAAAGCTACATTTTTACAGGGAGGGAGATCTATGCACTGTGGGGTTCCTATGGGACGGACAGGCTGAGGCTGGAGGTGAAGGTGCCATTTAAACAGGAGCGGTGCTGTGCACCAAACTTATCTGGAGCCGTGATATTTCGTAGGCTTGTGTAAGAGGAGCGGACAGGGACTTGTAAGTAAGAGCCCCCCCTGAGCTCTGCGGTCTGTGCCGCTGTGAGCagttacacagatatatacagagtattatgggggggggggggatatatactGAGTATTATGGGGAGGGGGATATATACTGAGtattatggggaggggggggatatatactgagtattatggggaggagggggggtatatactgagtattatggggaggggggggatatatACTGAGTATTATGGAGAGGGGGGGTATATACAGAGtattatggggagggggggatatatactgagtattatggggaggggggatatatacagagtattatggggagggggggatatatacagagtattatggggaggggggatatataCTGAGTattatggggaggggggatatataCTGAGTattatggggaggggggatatataCTGAGTattatggggaggggggatatataCTGAGTattatggggaggggggatatataCTGAGTattatggggaggggggatatataCTGAGtattatggggagggggggatatatactgagtattatggggaggaggggggtatatactgagtattatggggaggggggatatataCTGAGtattatggggagggggggatatatactgagtattatggggaggaggggggtatatactgagtattatggggagggggggatatatactgagtattatggggaggggggatatataCTGAGTattatggggaggaggggggtatatactgagtattatggggaggggggatatataCAGAGTATTATGGAGAGGGGGGGTATATACAGAGTATTATGGAGAGGGGGGGTATATACAGAGtattatggggagggggggatatatacagagtattatggggaggggggatatatacagagtattatggggaggggggatatacacagtgtatatgggGGATATCTATATAGTGTACTATAGGGGTGTGGACATATACAGTGTattatgggatatatatatattatagattatttatatatacacagcacaggtaatatgtgtgtgtagatttggtatatatgatgtatatatatatatatatatatatatatatatatattctgtgtgtatatatatatatatatatatatatatatatatatatatatatatatataatcagtgtatattttgtttattgtctgtgtgtgtgtgtgtgtgtgtgtgtgtgtgtgtgtgtgtgtgtgtgtgtgtatatatatatatatatatatatatatatatatatatatatacacacatacactctgtaTATATTGTCAGTGTATAtttggtgtatgtatatatatctaaaaaaaaatctgtgcttatattctgtatatattgtcAGTgcttatattctgtatatattgtcAGTgtttatattctgtatatattgtcAGTgtttatattctgtatatattgtcAGTgcttatattctgtatatattgtcAGTgtttatattctgtatatattgtcAGTgtttatattctgtatatattgtcAGTgcttatattctgtatatattgtcAGTGTTtatattctgtatatttatatatattcagtgtAACCCGGGGCACTGGTTTCATTGCTGGTCCTGGCCCCGGTGTTTCCGGTCAGCGGGCCCGGtgtcctcctctcacccccggtTCCGGTGTCTCCGGGTCTCCTCAGCCGAGCCGGTCCTGCCCCGGAAACCGTTACACGGCGCGAGGCGGGAAACGGGCAGTGCGCGCCAAAACTCTGACCACGTGACCCGGGGTAGCACACAGCCCCCCGGTATTAATAGTCCCCTTTACTAATACAGAGAGCCCCCAATAACATAGAACCCCTCATAATAatacagggagcccccccccccccaaacaacaTAGAACCCCCATAAAAATACACAGCCCCAATAACATAGAAGCCCCATAATAATACAGAGGCCCCCAATAACATAGAACCCCCCAAAATAATCCAGAGAGCCCCCCCCAATAACACAGAACCCCCCATAATACAGAGAGGCCCAACCAATAAtatagaacccccccccccataataatAAACAGAGCCCCCAATAACATAGAACCCCCATAATAGAGAGCCCCCCCCCAATAACATAGAACCCCATAATAATATGCGGAGACCCCCAATAAGATGGAACCCCCATAATAATAAAGAGGCCCCCAATAACATAGAACCCCCATAATAATACAGAGGCCCCCCAATAACATAGAACCCCCATAAAAATAATACACAGAGCCCCCCATAATAATCCAGAGAGGCCCCCAATAACATAGACTCCCCCATAATAATCCAGAGAGGCACCCCAATACCATAGAACCCCCCATaataatacagagaccccgatAACACATAAACCCCCATATTAATACAGAGCCCCCCATATTATGACAGAATCCTATAATACTAGAGAGACCCCAATAACACAACCCCTATATTAATGCACATACCCAATAATAATACAGAGTACccatattaattaaaaaaaacaatataattgtGCCAATAACAGAACCCCATTAATAGTCCCCCAATAACACAGAACCCCACTAATACAGAGAGTCCCCCACCCACTACAGTCCCTCAAAAACAGACCCACAATAACAACCTCCAAATACAGAGTCCCCCAATAATACAGGGAGCCCCCCAAAAATACAGAACCCCCAATAACACAGATACCCCCAATAATACAGATACCTCTAATAGTACTGTGAGCTCCAATAATAGAGACCCCCACAAATACAGAGACCATTCAGTGCAAAGAGTCCCTAATAATACAACCCCCCAAAATAGAGTACCCTAAATACAACCCCACACATATAGCACTCCCCAGTTACAGAGATGTTCCATATATTAACCCGAAATAGTTATACCATGAATACAGATCACCCCAACAATAAACGCAGCTCCCCATCCTTATAAGGACAATCTAAGCCAAATGTATCTTACGTTTACTAATTGCCTGTAAGTGGCTATAGAACAAATTATACAACCGCTAGGAACGGAAGGTGTGACGACTTTAGTGACCCCTATGCGTGTGACAGAGGGACAAAAAAACAATGAATTCAgctcgtttgagattcagtaatGAAATACAGCCACCTCATGGCCCCTTTGCACGCTAATATACAGTATGCCCTTACCCTCTCCCGCCtggattactgtaacatactgataacaggcctccctgcctcacaaccttctcctttgcaatctatccaaaattctgctgctagaataatgtcGCTTTCTCCCAAAACCGTCTCTGCTCACCTCCGCCTTAAATAGGGTGACCACATTTTTCCCAGGACAAACCCGGGACACATTTCGCACATGCTCGAACGCCGACCGCCGACCACGCATGCGCGAATGGTTGATGCGTGATCGGCCCTTTCCATCCGCGCATGCGCGGCCGGCGCAGTCCCAAAAAAACGGGAGATTTAAGATAAAAGTCGGGACGTTTGGTCacccttaaatccctctcctggcttcccgtcAAATTGCAGATCACCCCAaaattctcctccttaccttcaaggttctccactcatctgcccctccctacctatcagctctgatctctcgttatgcccctgaacgtctcctgcgctctacccacaACTGCTTCCTtgccacctctactgctctctcgctttaaaccttttccctcactgccgCTTACctatggaactccctcacactcagcatgcgccaagcaccttctctcaaATGAAGCATCCCAAGAGCCTGGCTTCATGgctgctgtcccacacccacagccgCTCCTGCCATCTACTgcgcttattccctcacctgctgtctctgtaggtCTCCTATCAtaccaattagagtgtaagctctccggggcagggatttcctttcctattacaggcagtcctcggttatccaacggaatccgttctggaagtagcgttggatagtgaaaccgttgtaaagcgagtcccatgttaatcagtggcggtgaacgttggataacgcattcaggcgtcggaaaaCGCATTCAGGTGTCGAAAAACGTCCCAtttgggttgcattgtaaagcgttggatatgccattcgttgtgaaGGGAAACGTTGGAttgcgaggactgcctgtacctgatcttatttgttgcacttcttgtactataattccctatactgtattatctctcttgtaaagcgccaagtacagctgtgggcgctgcacaaataaagatatacatacattgtaATGTAAACTACGGATACTATGGCGGtcgtacatttatttatttataaaatattttaccaggaagtaatacattgagagttacctctcgttttcaagtatgtcctgggcacagagtaaaacaaataatacatggttacaagtacagttacataagtgaacagggtatacattatatacaagacattgcgtgcacagttaaagaaaatatatattatgagcgtatgaaacagttacagaccagattaaagtgtgagacagccttagatttgaaagaacttaagatggtggtggatgtgagagtctctggtaggttgttccagttttggggtgcacggaaggagaaggaggaacgtccggatactttggtgagccttgggaccatgaatagtcttttggagtctgatctcaggtgataagtgctgcaggtggtaggggtgaggagcttgttcaggtagctgggtagcttgcccagaaagtatttgagggtgagacaggaaaggtgaactttgcgcctagactctagtgatgaccaatctagttctttgagcatttcgcagtgatgtgtgttgtagttgcattggagaacaaaacaacaaattgaattgtagagggtgtcaagtttgctaaggtgggtttgaggagccgagccatatactatgtctccatagtcaataattggcattagcatctgctgtgcaatacgctttctgaccaggagacttagggaggatttgttcctgtaaagtacccctagtttggcataggtcttggttgtcagggtatcaatgtacatCTTTATAAACATGTTGGTGCTACATATTAAAACGGGGCGGCTGCAACACAGAATATATACCCGGCGGCCaaagtgtctttaaaaaaaagtagtgatactttgCCCAATGAACAAAAAACAATTCTAAATGTATTACATATTGAGCTTGCACAGTTGTGCAAACGATATGTCCTCTGCAAAAATACATGGGAATTGTAGTTGTTTAAATAAAAGTGGTTCTCCCTGGATTGTAAATAAAGCAATGCTACTTCCTGACGGGGTTTACACGATATTGATCACGGTATATCCAACATACAGTGATGtctctggcagtgacggggttacagTGTTTAGCAGCAGTCATTctatcatttatatatatatatatattgctgtcTCTCTGGGTCCCGACCATGTGGTTTGTATTGATGTTCGTCCTTTGCCGTCTGTCATCGGATCCATTGATTTCTTCTGTATAAATAGATTTTCCACGTccgtccctctcactccctgcgcagggagatgcagggggctgCTATCCCACGGCTGGGGCGCGCGGGCGGTGATTACTACAAGTAACGGCACATCTCACACACCCCACACTGcagaccaggggcggccaactccggtcatcaagggccaccaacaggtcaacttttcaggatatccctgcttcagcacaggtgaaaaagaacgctgtgacgttcgaaacgcgttggatgggtcttttgtcacattaaagtgcccttttaattatttttcgttttgggtccttcctgctccgtttgtgctggtgcgcttttggtctctcTTTTCcctatatcctgaaaacctggcctgttggtagcccttgatgaCCGGGGTTGGTCACCCCTGCTATAGACCCTAAAACCTCATGGTGCGGCCTCATTGCAGTAGGTGCAGGACCCtctccggcagggaaggggttaaactgcAGGTATTCCCATTCCGGGCATAGACAAATGAGTGTTGCAGAGCAGTTTAACCATGGgcagagcaatgcgttgcagaGCACTTTAATCAGGTGCAGAGCGTTTGTGTTGCAAAGCAGTGGAAGAAGGTGTAGAGCAATGCTTTGCAGAGCACCTTAACCACGTGCAAAGCAATGCGCTGCACAACACTTTAACCATGTGCAGTGCAATGTGTTGCAGAGCAGTTGAAGCACGTGCAGTGCAATGTGTGGCAGAGGAGTGGAAGCACGTGAAGAGCAATGCGTTGTAGAGCAGTAGAAgcacatgcagagcaatgtgttgcagaGCAGTAGAAGCatgtgcagagcaatgcattgcagagcagCGGAAGCacgtgcagagcaatgcattgcagagcggCGGAAGCACGTGCAGAGCCATGCATTGCAGAGCGGCGGAAGCATGTGCAGAGCCATGCATTGCAGAGCGGCGGAAGCacgtgcagagcaatgcattgcagagcatcgcagagcaatgcattgcagagcaatgcattgcagagcacGTGCAGAACAATGCATTGCAGAGCGGTGGAAGCAcgtgcagagcaatgcactgcagagcGGCGGAAGCACGTGCAAAGCCATGCATTGCAGAGCAGGGAAGCATGTGCAGAGCTATGCGTTGCAGATCAGTGAAAGcacgtgcagagcaatgtgttacAGGGTCGTCCCCAGGGCAGTAATGGGGATTCAAGTTGGCAGTCACTGCACAGGGACGGGACAGGGAGCAGGGGCACACACAGTTATGGTGCAGAGTTCCTCCGGCTCAGATCTTGCAGAGCACAGGTTGCTGCCCCTTCCTTGGGTGCAGAGACCCCCAGGTCCTGCGAGGTGGAGCGACCTCTGACCTCGCACGGCTCCTGGCTGGGGCCTGGACATTCCCAGTATGCAGACTCCAGTTTAAACTCCTGGATCCTGGCGTGCAGATCCCGCAGCTGTGCCAGCAAACTCTGATCCTGGAGCCGCATCTGGGACTGAGAAACAGAGACGGGAGATCAGCATGGGGGCTTTATATGGGATCTTGTGGGGGTCAGAAGGGCCTGTAACACATTGCACTGCGCACTAATAAACAGGTTGCAATGAAATGCACTGCCCCTCCGGAAGGGAAAGGGTTAATCTGGTGCCAGCACAGTCACAGCATGTCAGGCTGCGCCATACAGGTCAGTTGGCGTAAAAAAGTGAATAcattatacagatatatatacctgGCACAGACACAAAGACAAAAATGCTGttttatatatagttacatagttacataatacagtagatgaggttgaaaaaagacatgcgtccatcaagttcttcctatgctaaatttagacgacagatactgtccccctctccctgcaggctCTGCTCCCCTATCCCTGCAGGctctgctcccctctccctgcagactCTGCCCACCTTCTCCCTGCAGGctctgctcccctctccctgcaggctctgcccccctctccctgcaggctCTGCCCACCTTCTCCCTGCAGGCTCTGTACCTCCCTATCCCTGACGGCTCTGTACCTCCCTCTCCTTGCAGGCTCTGCACGCTCTGCACACCTCCCCCTGCATGAAATGTATCTTATTATCCCTGCAGGCTCTGCACACCTCACCCTGTATGCTCTGCACCTCCCTATCCCTGCAGGCTCTGCACACCTCCCTCTGCAGGCTCTgtacctccctctccctgcaggctctgcacacctcccccctgcatgcTCGGTATCTCCTTATCCCTGCAGGCTCTGCACACCTCCCCCTGTATGCTCTGCACCTCCCTATCCCTGCAGGCTCTGCACACCTCCCTCTGCAGGCTCTGTACCTCCCTATCCCTGCAGGCTCTGcacacctcccccctgcatgcTCTGTATCTCCTTATCCCTGCAGGCTCTGCACACCTCCCCCTGTATGCTCTGCACCTCCCTATCCCTGCAGGCTCTgtacctccctctccctg encodes the following:
- the RAD21L1 gene encoding double-strand-break repair protein rad21-like protein 1 isoform X2, with translation MFYAHLLLSKRGPLAKIWLAAHWEKKLTKAHIFECNLETTIESIMFPKVTIALRTSGHLLLGVVRIYHRKAKYLLSDCNEAFIKMKMAFRPGAMDLPEDNQEATYNAITLPEEFYDFDIQLPDLNAIDVAEHFTLNQSRAEDITLREDYGRDILHGGFGEDLEVFRHDSSFDGSIVMSTNDSFLPEQSSTSLHEEEKNAFTQDGFGDEGLAADVFDKLLVADSNALNAESIDVSKEVTLPPDLSSEENYPAVGLKGAVPDQPGANDDLVDHTTLLSNEEEAFVLEPVDVSAPVERKRSKRRRNLLVDGEKELSSGTMRQQLMDFTDTVTSVDIAPPTRKLMQWKEMGGIEWLLSNPSQPLINSDLLLVFTRCLLPHGSKNVRKGRAEPEMERMRQQPDGMETTLLEEPGYPQESRLTDTGSSCTDEPSRIEPHTPENGGVDLLSEATVQEKASRSAEEHLETVESDHDDKRTMELLRSLRMLNQSGLSSFSLLKLCRNNYRKQASAKFYSFLVLKKQSAIELKQIRPYSDIIATPGATFHSL
- the CUNH20orf202 gene encoding uncharacterized protein C20orf202 homolog, which encodes MPLGPALAWLRRELSQMRLQDQSLLAQLRDLHARIQEFKLESAYWECPGPSQEPCEVRGRSTSQDLGVSAPKEGAATCALQDLSRRNSAP
- the RAD21L1 gene encoding double-strand-break repair protein rad21-like protein 1 isoform X1, whose translation is MFYAHLLLSKRGPLAKIWLAAHWEKKLTKAHIFECNLETTIESIMFPKVTIALRTSGHLLLGVVRIYHRKAKYLLSDCNEAFIKMKMAFRPGAMDLPEDNQEATYNAITLPEEFYDFDIQLPDLNAIDVAEHFTLNQSRAEDITLREDYGRDILHGGFGEDLEVFRHDSSFDGSIVMSTNDSFLPEQSSTSLHEEEKNAFTQDGFGDEGLAADVFDKLLVADSNALNAESIDVSKEVTLPPDLSSEENYPAAVGLKGAVPDQPGANDDLVDHTTLLSNEEEAFVLEPVDVSAPVERKRSKRRRNLLVDGEKELSSGTMRQQLMDFTDTVTSVDIAPPTRKLMQWKEMGGIEWLLSNPSQPLINSDLLLVFTRCLLPHGSKNVRKGRAEPEMERMRQQPDGMETTLLEEPGYPQESRLTDTGSSCTDEPSRIEPHTPENGGVDLLSEATVQEKASRSAEEHLETVESDHDDKRTMELLRSLRMLNQSGLSSFSLLKLCRNNYRKQASAKFYSFLVLKKQSAIELKQIRPYSDIIATPGATFHSL